The following proteins are co-located in the Pseudomonas sp. DY-1 genome:
- a CDS encoding enoyl-CoA hydratase-related protein, which yields MTYQTLLVEQAGAVGLITLNRPEALNAINTQLIDELNQVLDGFERDAAIGCVLITGSAKAFAAGADVKEMAELCFPGTYLDDFLGRWDRVAQRRKPIIAAVAGHALGGGFELALMCDFIIAADTARFGLPEVKLGVIPGAGGVQRLTRLVGRAKAMEMLLSGRSMEASEAERCGVVARVVPSAELLDHALDSAHRIAAQSRTAVMMLKECVNRVDEGSLGEGLRFERRLFQAVFATPDQKEGMGAFIEKRKPEFGR from the coding sequence ATGACCTACCAGACCCTGCTGGTGGAGCAGGCCGGCGCTGTCGGCCTGATCACCCTCAATCGCCCCGAGGCGCTGAACGCCATCAACACCCAGCTCATCGACGAACTGAACCAGGTACTCGATGGCTTCGAGCGGGACGCTGCCATCGGCTGCGTACTGATCACTGGCTCCGCCAAGGCCTTCGCGGCAGGGGCGGACGTCAAGGAAATGGCCGAACTGTGCTTTCCCGGTACCTACCTCGATGATTTCCTCGGCCGCTGGGACCGCGTGGCGCAGCGTCGCAAGCCGATCATCGCCGCCGTCGCCGGCCACGCCCTGGGTGGCGGTTTCGAGCTGGCGCTGATGTGCGACTTCATCATCGCCGCGGACACGGCTCGCTTCGGCCTGCCTGAAGTGAAGCTGGGGGTGATTCCGGGGGCGGGTGGTGTCCAGCGGCTGACCCGCCTGGTTGGCCGCGCCAAGGCCATGGAGATGCTGCTGAGCGGACGCAGCATGGAGGCAAGCGAAGCCGAGCGTTGCGGGGTGGTTGCGCGGGTGGTGCCGTCCGCCGAACTGCTGGACCATGCCCTGGACAGCGCCCACCGCATCGCCGCGCAGTCACGCACGGCGGTGATGATGCTCAAGGAGTGCGTGAACCGGGTGGACGAAGGTTCGCTGGGGGAAGGATTGCGCTTCGAGCGGCGGCTGTTCCAGGCGGTATTTGCCACGCCGGATCAGAAGGAAGGCATGGGTGCCTTCATCGAGAAGCGCAAGCCGGAGTTTGGGCGGTGA